One Falco peregrinus isolate bFalPer1 chromosome 6, bFalPer1.pri, whole genome shotgun sequence DNA segment encodes these proteins:
- the TEAD4 gene encoding transcriptional enhancer factor TEF-3 isoform X2: protein MYGRNELIARYIKLRTGKTRTRKQVSSHIQVLARRKAREIQAKLKDQAAKDKAMQSMATMSSAQIISATAFHSKMALPGLPRPAYPAVSGFWQGALPGQAGSSQDVKPFSQQPYAVQPPLPLPGFESPAGLSPSPSAPAWQGRRVASSKLWMLEFSAFLEQQQDQDTYNKHLFVHIGQSSPSYNDPYLEAVDIRQIYDKFPEKKGGLKELFERGPANAFFLVKFWADLNTNIEDESRSFYGVSSQYESPENMVITCSTKVCSFGKQVVEKVETEYAHYENGHYSYRIHRSPLCEYMINFIHKLKHLPEKYMMNSVLENFTILQAVHASETRTQWSQTYKSPVK, encoded by the exons GCCGAAATGAGCTGATTGCCCGCTATATTAAGCTGAGAACAGGGAAAACACGCACAAGGAAACAG GTATCTAGTCACATCCAGGTCCTGGCAAGGCGGAAAGCTAGAGAGATCCAAGCCAAGCTCAAG GATCAGGCAGCTAAAGATAAAGCCATGCAGAGTATGGCTACAATGTCATCTGCCCAGATTATCTCTGCAACTGCCTTCCATAGTAAAATGGCCCTACCTGGTCTCCCACGACCAGCCTACCCTGCCGTTTCTGGG TTTTGGCAGGGAGCTTTGCCAGGCCAAGCTGGATCTTCCCAAGA CGTGAAACCTTTTTCTCAACAACCTTATGCTGTACAGCCTCCACTGCCATTACCAG GGTTTGAGTCTCCTGCTGGCCTCTCGCCTTCCCCATCAGCACCAGCTTGGCAAGGACGAAGGGTTGCTAGCTCCAAACTTTGGATGTTAGAATTCTCTGCATTCTTGGAACAACAACAAGACCAAGACACA TATAACAAACACCTGTTTGTGCACATCGGGCAGTCAAGCCCCAGCTACAATGACCCCTACCTCGAGGCAGTGGATATCCGGCAGATCTATGACAAGTTCCCTGAGAAAAAAGGGGGCCTGAAGGAGCTCTTTGAAAGGGGGCCAGCTAATGCCTTCTTCCTTGTCAAATTCTGG gctgatTTGAACACCAATATTGAAGATGAATCCAGGTCTTTCTATGGCGTTTCCAGCCAATATGAGAGCCCAGAAAACATGGTCATTACGTGTTCCACCAAAGTGTGTTCCTTTGGAAAGCAGGTGGTGGAGAAAGTGGAG ACAGAGTATGCACACTACGAAAACGGACACTATTCCTACCGCATTCACCGTTCCCCTCTCTGCGAATACATGATAAACTTCATTCATAAACTCAAGCACCTTCCTGAGAAGTATATGATGAACAGTGTGCTGGAGAACTTTACTATCTTACAG